Sequence from the Tenrec ecaudatus isolate mTenEca1 chromosome 6, mTenEca1.hap1, whole genome shotgun sequence genome:
CAGGCTGAGCCGGTCTGGGCAGGAGGCTCCCCCGTTCCCAGAAGACAGGGCTTTGTCAGCAAATCCAATCAGAAGATGGAGGAGCCtatgaataattaaaaacacaATTGTCTCTGAAGCATACAACCAAGGACCTGTGGCCTGAGAGCCGAACTGCCGgcgtggtttccaaggctgccaatcCTTACAGAGGCCGACTGCCCGTCTCTCGGTCTCGGAGGGCTTGGTGGGTTGGAATCAGCACCTTTCTGTCAGCAGCGaattgccaggtcagcagttcgagcccactaGCGGCTGCGTCCGTAACCCCTGCGTCGACTCGGCGTCTTTCAGAAGGGATAGGCGCCGCTAGCCTCCCTCGGACGCTGAGCGTGTCAGGAAGTCACTTGCAGCCATTTTAGCGAGGCGGGTGGGGGGCCAGGAGGGCGGTGGGTGGAGGAACGGCAGGAGTTTGCCGGGCGCCGAGAGGCCTGGGAAGTGGGGAACGGCGCGGGGGGAAGACAAGCATTTGGCTTAGGAAGGGTTCTGGAGACCTGGGCTGGGAACAGTAGCGCAGAACTCCTCAGCGGCCCTCAGGCTGGAGGAACAGCCCCTGATTAGGCTGCTTATCAGCCTGGCCCCGCCCCGGGGCGTGGCCGGAGAGGTTCCGGCCGGCCGGCCCGTCCGCAGGCTGACGTCAGCACGTAGGTGAGACGGCGCGACGAGGCGACGCCGCGAGAGGGGGCGTGGCCAGACGAGGCTAGGCCCCGCCCCGCGGCAGAGGACGCGACTGGGAGACAGGAAGTCCTTCCGCCTCCGCCGGCCTCCGTGCTCCCTTCAGTCCCGCCCCTCGGCTCCTGCGTGAGGTCGTGTCCCGGAAGTGAAGGGGCCATATTGGTGGGTGACCCCGGGACAGGGACCCGGCGAGAGGCAAGTCCCAAAGAGTGgtagcgcgcgcgcgcgcggccCGCGGGTGAGTGAGGGCGGCCAGGGCGGCTACGCCTCCTCTCAGGGTCGCCGCCGAGGACATCCAGCCCGGCCCGTCGGCTTCCCTCTGGGAGACGCCTTCGGGTCCCCAGCCTCCCTGCCAGCCCCTCGCGAGTCCGATGACTCCAGTCTGGGGGTCTTGGTTCTCCCTTCGGCAAGGCCACCCCTGGTGTCGGGGGAGGACTGGCGACGGCCTTCCGGCCCCTGGCCGAGCTGCCTGTGGCCTCAGCCCTGTGTTGACAGTCGCCTTCTACCTCACAAAGCGCCTTTCCCGCCGGTCGTGTGGATTCATCTCGCTTCCGTGGGTGCCCCTGAGGTCAAGGCCGAGAGGGGCCAGGGCTCCCAGCCGGCAGGAAGTGAGCGAGGCCCGTGGCTAGTGGCTGGCCGCTGGCGTGGGGCCCAGAGCTCAGAGCTTTTCAGCCCCACGCGCCGCTTCCCAGGCTCATCTCTTTATTTCTGAGAGGGGCGGCCGTTCCTTCCGTCCCGGGACGCGGTGACAACGGCCCCGTTCATCCCACAGTTTTTGGAGCCGGTGTGCTCCAGGCATGCGCGGGCAAAGGCTGCTGAGAAGCCAGCACAGGGTAGCTGTCACTGGAGAGGCCGAGAGTCGGGCTCAGGGCTTCACTCTCCTGATAGAGCTGTGGGTCCCGAGGGCGGTCACAACCCCCGTGGGGCCCTCGTGTCTCCCACTGTAACCGAGGCTCCTGGTGAGCTAGTGGTCGGTCGGATGGGTGAGTTGATGCTTGGGAAGCGCCGAGCGTATCCGAGGTAGGTGCGTGCTCACTGGGCTCGTTAGGAACCCTGAGCTGGCCGCCTCCCCGGCTCCCTGGTTTGCACTTGAGAATGGATGAGAGGGCGCTCCACAGCGGACAAGGCTCTGCCTGTGCGAGGGCTTCTTGGGGTGCAAAGGAGGGTGGTGGCACTTAGCACGTGTCACGGAACCCAGTGTTCACGGAGAACCTCTCCGGTGGGGCGGCACTAGCCACAGCTCCCGATGGAGAACTTCGGAGCCCTGGAGCGGAGAGGTTCcctgttgggccgctaaccaccaggtcagcacttGGAAACTCCCAGCCATTCGGGGGGAgaaacaggctttctactctcctaaagtcCTGGTGTCGTGCTGGTggtgcattgggctgccatcgcgaggtcaacagttcaaaacccccagctgctccaccggagaaagacagggcgggactttctactctcagctCACAGGAGtaattctaccttgttctattggGTCGCgatgggtcagagttgactcgatggcagtttttgttttgttctgttttttacaGTGCTAAGGACACATCCAGCGTGGTCCTGGACACATTAACTTATGTAACCGTCCCACGAACCAGCTGGGGGATGCAAGCACCATGGTGATTTTATCGCTGAGTAATTGGCACAAGCTCGGGCAGCAGAGCCTGGTCTGCAACCACCCTGCCATTGGGTGCCCCCTGAGTGGAGGCTCACTCACACCACccatgagtgcagagtagagctgccagtAAGAAGCAGAGGCCAGACCttttttccaaggtgcctctgggtgggtttgaactgctgaccttatggttgttACCAGTAGGCACATACCTACCTTTGTGGCTGTTTATACTGCCCAGGGAATCCACTGGCAGCCGTGGTGGTGAAGCTCTGccacaggtgcttcaagtcccttATGCCACTCACTCTTCAAATAACCCAGCCTGCCTAGGGCTGTCTTAGCCATCTCTGGTTGACGAGTGCCCAGCGGAGCATGGTCCTCTGGCAGGTTCAGGAAATCCAGCCTCGGTCCCTGGTCCTGTGTTCTCCTGGGAGAGGGAGCCAGGAAGCTGTGATCTTGTTCCTGCTCTGAACTCAAGTGTGTGACCTTAGGGGTTTCCAAAGCCAAGATGAACATTAGAACTAGGTGTTCTCTCTCCGCACTGCTGACTGATTTCTGGTCCTGTCCTTTCCCCTCTGCTTGTAGCTGGACACCAGCCCCTGTCGGTCCCCCATGGCCACCTGGAGCCGAGAGGCAGTGCTGAGTCTCTACCGGGCTCTCCTGCGCCAGGGCCGGGAGCTTCGATACACTGACCGAGACTTCTACCTTGCCTCCATCCGCCGCGAGTTCCGGAAAAATCAGCAGCTCACGGACCCTGAGGCCCGGGCGTGGCAGCTGGAGAAGGGCCTGGTTTTCCTCCGCAGCAAACTGGGGGGCATTGTCTAGGACCCTCTTCCTAGCCCTTCCACCCAGAGCCAGGGAAGAGAGGACCGAGGGACTTCTGTTGACACTGCAGCTCCTGGGTGCCAGGACAGGCTTCAGGTGGGCCCTTGTTCCCACCCACCTGCCACAGGGCtccagaaagggagaaccttcccTTGTTAGCAGCCAGGGAGAACACACGACAGATGCCCTGGAAGTGCGTTGTGGGTGGAGGGAAAGGGCTGGAGTTTCAAGTGTCTACAGAACAGGACTGGAGCGCTGTTATTTTTTCCCTTGATTCCCCTGAACAGGCGACTTGTTGGTGAGCCTGGTTTGAACCGTAGAGCTCAACTAGAGGGCAGCCCAGGCTTCTGTGGATTGAGTTACTTTTCGGGTCAGCTCACGTTCCCCAGAGCGGAGCAGTGTGCCGTCTCAGCCGTTTAGAGAGCAAGCTCACGCTGCCCCTTCTAGGATCCATCCCTGCGCTGGCCTTAGGCGCGTCGGGGTGTAGACAGCCTCTTCCTCTGTTCAGGCTTCTCTTTCCTCATCTGTATGGCGGCTATAacaggagcccgggtggtgcaCTGGGTTAAAccttaggttgctaaccacaaggtcagtagttcaaagccaccaagccCTCtgttgaaagatgaggctggctgctctggtaaagattcagctctttggaaacccacagggcagttaccTCTGGCCTGAGCGTCGCTGCTTGTCAGAATCGCCTCCCGGACCGTGCTTTGGTGTGGATAGCTGGGGGAGGGCATGGGGACTGCTTGTTGTGTGGTGTGTGAAGGCGCTGCCTGCTCCCCAAGCCGTGCCCCCAAGATGTCCCACGGCAACCTCCTGATTCTGTTTGATTCAGCACTGACTCCCATGAGAACCACCTGTGACTAACTTGAGGGACTGGGGGATGGAATTTGACCATGGGAACCTGGTCGCATGGACTCTGCAGGAAGCCCCTGGGACGAGAGTGTTGTCTGGAacctggagatgggatggggactgCCTGGGAAGCAGGTGGGGAGGGCATGAATAGGATTTGGACTGAGGGATTTTCTCGCCAGGCCCCCTTTCCCCcaaacccaaccaaccaaccattcCCTGCTGCCCAGTCCGTGCTGGCCTGTCGGACAAGGTAGGGCTGCCTTGGGTTGCTAAGACTGACTCCTTGGAACAgcgggtagttttgaactgctgaccttgagcttagcccaactgggaaccgctgcgccaccagggctccttggcagaAGAGACGGGAGGTGGGGAAGTCCCTCTTGGCGTCTGGGCCCTTGGAAGTGGCGTGACTGACCAAAGGGCAGGGGGTAATGGGTCCACATTGGGGTCTCAGTGGGACTGTGCTGGTGGTGGGGGGGCGTTGGTGAGAGATGCTAGAGGGGTAGCAGACCTGGCAAGAGGAGGTGGTGGACGTGCTCGCCCGCCCTGAGGCCTGTTCTACCTCAGGACTCTGACCAGTGGGCCGGGGAGGGGGCGTTGAGAGGTGCACAGTCTGCCCTCTGCCCCTAGCCACTTAGTTGGTTGGCAACCTGCCTTTAGCGATGCTCAGTCCAGGCGGGGCAGGGTCTGTCTCGGAAGGGGAGCAGTGATTTCTGAAGATTTTTGGCCTAATTTtagaggccctggtggtgcagtggttacacttggggctgctaaccacaaggtcatcaggtcaaaaccactagccgctcctcagAAGGAAAACGAAggtttctattcccctaaagagtgacagactcagaaacccaaggagcagttctgccctgtcctgtggggtcgctgtgagttggcatttggtgttttggttttataCCTTACTGAGTTgagcttcccccacctccctaaaTGAGAATGGTTAACAGTGCTTGCAGTTGAAACAGTTATAGTGTAGCAGAGGCCTCCGAGCTGGGAGCCGGGAGAGGGACTGACTGGGGTTGCACAGTGCATGCCTTAAACCGTTTTCCCAGCAGGAGCTGCCGACGTCACCCCACCTTAGGTCGTCCTCTACAAGTGGGTGAGGGCACCGGGACTGGCCTCCTGGGATTGCCCCAGGATAAGAGAGGTGATGAGTGTAGGCAGAGCTTGGGCACATTCTCCAGACCCAGTCCTCATGTCTGTGACCTTGCCCTTGAAGTCACATGGCTGCAGATCTTGGCTAAGTTGGGATTTTCCCAGGTGGGTGGCACCCTTCTCTGCCCTCCAAGTctagggtggtggtgggtgttccTACTCCGCCTCAGGACCCCGGGTTAAGGTACTGGTGGGCACTGTGGGCAGAGCCAAGATTCTTTGGCCACCAGGCTGCTCTTACCTACCCACCCCTCCTCCAGGAGGGCTCTGGGATAGGCTAGCTGAGAGGCTTGGCTGGGAGCAGCACACCAGGCCTTCCTCTCTCCAGCCTGGCCCTGCCGCCAGCTCCAGGGCACTTTCAGTGCTAGTGTGGGAAGGAAGGTGTTAAACTTGCCTGCTCTACTTTCAGTTCACTGCCCAGCTCAGACGGCCTTGGTGGTGGACAGAGGGCCTCCTCAGTTTTGTCTCCAGTGTAACCAGTACACTTGACATCACCCACGGCCATCAGGAAGGGGGCCTTTTGCCTGTGGGTAGGTCTCCTGGGAGGCTTCCTGAGGGCCCTTTTGTGTAGCACTTTGCATCCCCCTAGTGATTGAGGCCATGCAGGCGAGGCCATGCAGGTGTCAGAACTGAGTGACTCAGCTCACAGCCTCTCAGGATTTCTGACTCAAAGCCAAGCACCTTTCTCTGCTGCACACATCCACCTTACCTGGACCATCCCCTAGAAGTGCCAAGGGGATGCTCCCCAACTTCTAGTTTGGTTTCAAGGACCCTGTAAAGGGGTGCATGCAGGGTCCCCCCTTATGTAATGTTTGTCTGTGAAGGTGCTTTGTTTCTTAAAGAGCAAACTAGCCATTGTTGTGTGTCCACCCTGCCTCTCCCGGCTCTTACTGTGCCTGCCTCGCAGCCCAGTATCCTTGCCTGCTCGCCCCTGTATGTCCAGAACTGCCCTCTCCTTGGCCTTGCTTGTCTGCAGCTGAAGTAGAATCACCTCCAAAGAGTTTGATTCTGTCCCGAGTGGCGGTAGAAGGTGGTGAGGTCTAGGTGAGATTGACCGTGACAGTGAATCTTCCTTAACCCAATTGCTGGAGTAAGGGCAGTCCAATGAAAGGTTGTGTGTAAGGAGGCAGGGGCAGGAATAAACAAGGCACACTGGATGCCAGATTAGCTGGAACCAGGGACAGGGAGTAGTCTAGTGATaagaggggagaactgcccccggcCCCTTTCAATATCTGcaacttcatgggagtagaaagccctgtctttctccctccgtgtgactggtggtttccaactgccaacctttgggatcACAGCCCATTGTGGAACCatgaccccaccagggctcctctgtaaaCACGCCAAACCaatctcactcccattgagtccattctggctcataggcaccctctgggacagggtggaattgcccctgtgggtttccaagcctgtaagtctttacaggaatacaaagcctcatcttcctcccagtaTTACACATGATATTGAAATACATCTGTAAGTTTATCTGCGATGTTTGCAGGCCCTGAAAAGGAAGGTTGAATTTGTACAGTAGATGATGACCAAAGGCAATAATAAGCAAAGACTGAGATGTGCAGCTCAGGCCAGAGCCGTGTGAGCGGGCCTCGGTGGATCTGTCTCGGCCCAAGGTGTTCTCAGCCCAGCAGCTTCTTCATTCCTTCTGTTCAAGGggcagggtgggtgtgggggtacCAGGCCCTGGATGGTAGACAGCTGTGTCCTCCCCGTGTTATTCCTGtgagggggattggggaggggggCTCCTGACTACGTGGGACATAGCCTCTCTGGGGGTTAGGGCACCTCTGGTGACCACTGCGAGGTGCCGTGTTGGGAGAAGGCTGGCCGCTTCTCGCTGTACCCCGGCTCCTTTCTGGTGAGCACATTATTCATCTTACACGTGCACCAGATGGatgggtttctgtttgttttccagCTCGCAGCTCGTGCCCAGCTGGTCTACCAGTGTCAGCCTCCCCCGAGTGGGC
This genomic interval carries:
- the MIURF gene encoding mitochondrial ribosome and complex I assembly factor AltMIEF1, whose translation is MATWSREAVLSLYRALLRQGRELRYTDRDFYLASIRREFRKNQQLTDPEARAWQLEKGLVFLRSKLGGIV